TCAAATTGCAAATCTGTCCTCAGTTTCGATTTGAAAGAAAGGAGTTCCAATGATTAAGACTTTAGTTGATGAGTTGCATCTTACGGGTGCGCTTTTATTTTCTGATTCTGAAAGCTCTTCAAAGGACTTATCTGAAGAGGACGGAGCCGTTATTGCAGACGGTAAGCGATCGCGAAGCGATCGTCCTAAATGTACATGATGTCCTAAGCAAGTTCGCCGCTGTATGGGTCGCAGCCTCAGCAACAGCCCCATCTAAGATAGTATGTGATTCGGGCAACCAGTTCTGGTATCGTGCTGCGATCGAGTCTGCGGAACGTTGAGCAAGTAGTCCGCACTGGCGATAGCTTGGTTGAAATTGCACCCAGCAACAATGCATTAGTTATCAAAGCAAAAGTGGCAACTCAGTCCGTAGACAAGGTCAAAACGGGACAACTTCCTCAACTGCGAATTAGTGCCTGTCCTTACTCTGACTACGGCACGCTGCAAGGTATTGTCATGGCAGTGTCTCCTGATGCGATCGCTCCAACTATCACTGATTCTTCAACTGCAACAATGCAATTTCTGCATAGCAGCAATGCTAATTACTATGAGGTAACAATACAACCGAATCAGCTTTCATTAGAGCAGGGTAATCGTCAGTGTCAGCTTCGGACAGGCATGAAAGCTGAGGCGAACACCATTTCTAAACAAGAAACATTTCTCCAGTTTGGTTCAAGAAAAACACGATTACTGATAAATTTGTAACCGTTGAATTTGTACCGAGAGTGATTACGATGGGATAAAAAATCCTCTGAGATTTGAAACACCATTAATGAAAGTTGAATGGGAAAAGAATGAACTTGTTACTCTTAATCGGATAAATGTTAATTCATTCTGCTGCCCAATTATTCAGGGTGCCTTTATCTTTCCTTAGACAGATATTTAAACTCACTTTATTTGTTAGAAGACGTTGTAAAAGAGGGCATGGAGCAGTAAATTTATAATCTCTTTACATAAACTATATGAGAAATCATATCTAATAAAGAAGTAGTAAAAATACTGTTGCTTAGCATCTCTTTACCTGAAACTAATTCATCCTAAGTACAGAGGTTTTAGCTAGTAACTCTGATGAAACCCCTATGATGCAATTAGT
The Timaviella obliquedivisa GSE-PSE-MK23-08B DNA segment above includes these coding regions:
- a CDS encoding HlyD family secretion protein, which produces MIRATSSGIVLRSSLRNVEQVVRTGDSLVEIAPSNNALVIKAKVATQSVDKVKTGQLPQLRISACPYSDYGTLQGIVMAVSPDAIAPTITDSSTATMQFLHSSNANYYEVTIQPNQLSLEQGNRQCQLRTGMKAEANTISKQETFLQFGSRKTRLLINL